A region from the Wansuia hejianensis genome encodes:
- a CDS encoding YifB family Mg chelatase-like AAA ATPase: protein MFCSVLSAAISGVEAVPVWVEADVSDGMPVFSMVGHVTAQVKESADRVRTALRNLNIFLPPKRITINLAPGDLRKEGSRFDLPIAAAVLEALGRIPQEALEGVMVLGELHLDGRVEKVTGVLPSVLNARQRGCRACVIPSDNLREGKAVSGVQVFGIKNLRELITYCRGEKDGGQSPVAVEQMAGKRAEEGILEARAGGVWADKNMNRRIPDFDEIKGQETVKRAAMIAAAGFHNLLLSGPPGSGKSMAAQRIPGILPEMSRDECLEVTKIYSVAGLLPGDVPILTQRPYRAPHYTVSPQALCGGGRIPGPGEVTLAHRGVLFLDELPEMAGRTLELLRQPLEEYRIVISRTGGTYHFPARFLLVAAMNSCPCGCYPDISRCTCTPREILAYRQRVSQPILDRIDLRVEVPASSYQDLRKNDRADGTSEAIRRRVSAACEAQRERFGPEGILFNSEIPAGDLDKFCPLTGEGSRLMEAAFRSLKLSARGYHRILRVARTIADLEGADTVSEAHVSEAVCYRQQNSSVLPAEYS from the coding sequence GGAGGCGGTTCCCGTATGGGTAGAGGCTGATGTCAGCGACGGGATGCCTGTATTTTCCATGGTGGGCCATGTGACTGCTCAGGTGAAGGAGTCGGCGGACCGGGTGAGGACGGCGCTGCGGAATTTGAATATTTTTCTGCCGCCCAAGAGGATCACAATTAACCTGGCTCCAGGGGATCTGCGAAAGGAGGGCAGCCGTTTTGACCTGCCCATTGCGGCGGCAGTTCTGGAAGCTCTGGGAAGGATCCCGCAGGAAGCCCTGGAAGGCGTGATGGTTCTGGGAGAATTGCATCTGGACGGGCGTGTGGAGAAAGTGACAGGGGTCTTGCCGAGTGTGCTGAACGCAAGGCAGAGGGGCTGCAGAGCCTGTGTGATTCCGTCGGATAATCTCAGGGAAGGGAAAGCGGTGAGCGGCGTACAGGTATTCGGCATAAAGAACCTCCGGGAGCTGATTACCTATTGCAGGGGAGAGAAGGATGGAGGACAAAGTCCAGTGGCAGTGGAACAGATGGCAGGGAAAAGAGCAGAGGAGGGTATATTGGAAGCCAGAGCCGGGGGCGTGTGGGCGGACAAGAATATGAATAGGCGCATACCGGATTTTGATGAAATCAAGGGACAGGAAACGGTGAAGCGGGCGGCCATGATCGCGGCAGCCGGATTCCATAATCTTCTGCTGTCCGGCCCCCCGGGATCAGGAAAATCCATGGCAGCTCAGAGAATTCCGGGGATTCTTCCGGAGATGAGCCGGGACGAATGCCTGGAAGTCACCAAAATATACAGTGTGGCGGGGCTTTTGCCAGGTGACGTGCCGATCCTGACACAGCGTCCTTACCGGGCGCCTCATTACACAGTATCTCCCCAGGCTCTGTGCGGCGGCGGCCGGATTCCCGGGCCGGGGGAGGTGACGCTGGCTCACAGAGGGGTGCTGTTCTTGGATGAACTGCCTGAGATGGCGGGCCGGACTCTTGAATTGCTCCGCCAGCCCCTGGAAGAATACAGAATTGTCATTTCCCGCACAGGAGGGACCTATCATTTTCCTGCCAGATTTCTGCTGGTGGCTGCCATGAATAGCTGTCCCTGCGGTTGTTATCCGGATATTTCCCGATGCACCTGTACGCCGAGAGAGATTCTGGCCTACCGGCAGAGGGTCAGCCAGCCAATTCTGGACAGGATTGACCTGCGGGTTGAGGTTCCGGCTTCCAGCTATCAGGATTTGAGAAAAAATGACAGGGCTGACGGTACCTCTGAAGCCATACGCCGCAGGGTGTCAGCTGCCTGTGAGGCTCAGCGGGAGCGGTTCGGCCCGGAGGGGATTTTGTTTAACAGTGAGATACCGGCCGGAGACCTGGATAAATTTTGCCCCTTGACAGGCGAAGGAAGCCGTCTGATGGAAGCGGCGTTCAGGAGTCTGAAGCTGAGCGCCAGAGGATATCACAGAATATTGAGAGTAGCCAGGACGATTGCCGACTTAGAGGGGGCGGATACGGTCAGCGAAGCCCATGTCAGCGAAGCGGTCTGCTACAGGCAGCAGAACAGCAGTGTGCTGCCTGCAGAATATTCTTAA